In the genome of Vicia villosa cultivar HV-30 ecotype Madison, WI linkage group LG7, Vvil1.0, whole genome shotgun sequence, one region contains:
- the LOC131619170 gene encoding uncharacterized protein LOC131619170 — protein sequence MTCNPSWCEITSELLPFQTPQDHPDLLTRIFRSKFEQLKDDVINRGVLGKVKSYMYVTEFQKLGFPHVHMLLVLKSNDKLRDPKDYDSMVRAEIPKLQCEPQLHEAVVKHMIHGPCNVLNRRSPCMKDGQCKKRYPKQFCNETRQGTDSYSEYRRMFNEPTSIGRDRSIDNRWVVPYNPWLLLKYDCHINVEVCSSIKSIKYLYKYVYKGPDRVSMEVHKGSYMDEVQQYVDARWICAPEAIWRIF from the coding sequence ATGACGTGCAATCCTTCTTGGTGTGAGATAACATCAGAACTTCTACCTTTTCAAACCCCACAAGATCACCCAGATTTACTAACGAGAATATTTCGTTCTAAATTCGAGCAACTAAAGGATGATGTCATTAATAGAGGAGTCTTAGGAAAGGTTAAAAGTTACATGTATGTCACTGAATTTCAAAAACTAGGATTTCCGCATGTGCATATGTTGTTGGTCTTGAAAAGTAACGACAAGTTGCGTGACCCGAAAGATTACGATAGTATGGTTAGAGCTGAAATACCTAAATTACAGTGTGAACCACAGTTGCATGAAGCAGTTGTAAAACATATGATCCACGGACCTTGCAACGTACTCAATCGAAGATCTCCATGTATGAAAGATGGCCAATGTAAAAAAAGGTATCCCAAACAATTTTGCAATGAAACACGTCAAGGCACTGACTCATATTCAGAGTATAGGAGAATGTTTAACGAACCTACATCTATAGGTAGAGATAGGTCTATTGATAATAGATGGGTGGTTCCTTATAACCCTTGGTTACTGTTAAAATATGACTGTCACATTAATGTAGAGGTTTGCAGTAGTATTAAAAGTATCAAGTATCTATACAAATATGTGTACAAGGGCCCTGATCGTGTGTCTATGGAGGTTCACAAAGGATCGTACATGGACGAAGTCCAACAATATGTTGATGCGAGATGGATTTGTGCTCCCGAGGCAATATGGAGAATTTTTTGA